The following coding sequences lie in one Sinorhizobium fredii USDA 257 genomic window:
- the nuoG gene encoding NADH-quinone oxidoreductase subunit NuoG yields MVSITIDGHTLEVEAGSTVLQAAERLGIDIPTFCYLKRLPPLASCRMCLVEIEGLRRLQPSCATAVTEGMVVRTNTPLIDETRSSMLDMLLANHPLDCPICDKGGECELQDMVMEYGPRRSEFRDPKRVFHSRDIRLSPVIIMNVNRCIQCQRCVRMCEEVVGAVALGTVEKGMDTAVTGFEGSLASCDQCGNCVEVCPVGALMSFPYRYKARPWDLAETDTVCPHCGTGCQLTVGARKGEFMRVRSKEEHGVNRETLCVRGRFGLDFVESRDRIKRPMIRRDGALVPVSWNEAGDYLRRRLSAVESKAAGGLASARLPNEVLYQFQKLMRTVFRTNNIDCSARWSAPFDALGPLLASFYTRASLHDVIGSDCVLVIGGNVTEENPVTEYLLRDAARRRQTGLLMLSARPSRLDADARVVLRVPPGGEAASLAAVVAGLLPSETLAEIGATTGGEGSDRLVTALKDVRSVTLLVSVGLLRSPAAGATLQQVNNLLQVLRLLGKGVAMQFLFDRANQMGAWDMGVLPEALPGLLPATDDDAARTALGRAWGVEIPSEPAATFDAMLELCDVGRMGALYIVGSDPVMTYPDRRIVQMALGAADLLIVQDAFLTDTAGLADVVLPAASYGEEAGTFTNNEGRIQKLRKFREPAFEARGNLEIFDFVAQLRVQALQPSAQGEIFDEITRLVPAYQGLTQGGLGADGAFTKAVPTPPSGVFFAAPPIPKVDDRLMLVTGDCLFHNGYHSERSEILNTVADDPYVELSEQDAGRLGLSDGDQVVVRSGQGELTAKLKVNRRFPRGLVFVPENYRALRLNSLMRRGEYPCPVEVQKAHAALEIGPHASSAASPEDLGQGMAGGSP; encoded by the coding sequence ATGGTTAGCATTACGATCGACGGACACACATTGGAAGTGGAGGCGGGCTCCACGGTGCTGCAGGCTGCTGAGCGCCTGGGCATCGACATCCCGACCTTCTGCTACCTGAAGCGGCTGCCGCCGCTGGCGTCGTGCCGCATGTGCCTGGTGGAGATCGAAGGGCTGCGGCGCCTGCAGCCTTCCTGCGCCACCGCGGTCACCGAGGGCATGGTCGTGCGGACCAACACGCCGCTGATCGACGAAACGCGGTCTTCGATGCTCGACATGCTGCTCGCCAACCATCCCCTTGACTGTCCGATCTGCGATAAGGGCGGCGAGTGCGAGCTCCAGGACATGGTGATGGAATACGGGCCCCGCCGGAGTGAGTTCCGCGATCCCAAGCGCGTATTCCACTCGCGGGACATTCGCCTGAGTCCAGTCATCATCATGAACGTCAACCGCTGCATCCAGTGCCAGCGCTGCGTGCGGATGTGCGAGGAGGTCGTCGGCGCCGTCGCCCTGGGGACAGTTGAAAAAGGCATGGATACTGCCGTTACCGGTTTCGAGGGCAGTCTTGCGAGTTGCGACCAGTGCGGCAATTGCGTCGAAGTCTGTCCGGTCGGCGCCCTGATGAGCTTTCCCTATCGCTATAAGGCGCGACCCTGGGACCTAGCCGAGACTGACACGGTCTGCCCGCATTGCGGGACCGGCTGTCAGCTTACGGTCGGGGCGCGCAAGGGCGAGTTCATGCGGGTCCGCTCGAAGGAGGAGCACGGGGTCAACCGCGAAACGCTCTGCGTGCGGGGACGCTTCGGCCTTGACTTCGTCGAGAGCCGGGACCGCATCAAGCGACCGATGATCCGTCGTGACGGCGCTCTCGTGCCGGTTTCCTGGAACGAGGCAGGGGACTACCTGCGCCGGCGCCTGTCGGCCGTCGAGAGCAAGGCCGCGGGCGGGCTCGCCTCTGCGCGCCTGCCCAATGAGGTCCTCTATCAGTTCCAGAAGCTGATGCGGACGGTGTTCCGGACCAACAACATCGACTGCTCGGCGCGCTGGTCCGCGCCCTTCGACGCGCTCGGCCCGCTGCTGGCAAGCTTCTACACGCGCGCCTCCCTGCACGACGTGATTGGCAGCGATTGTGTGCTCGTGATCGGCGGCAATGTGACGGAAGAAAACCCGGTGACCGAATACCTGCTACGCGATGCCGCGCGGCGGCGGCAGACCGGATTGCTCATGCTCTCGGCGCGGCCGTCGCGTCTCGACGCCGATGCCCGGGTGGTGCTTCGCGTGCCGCCGGGCGGAGAGGCGGCGAGCCTTGCGGCGGTGGTGGCAGGACTCCTGCCGAGCGAGACCCTTGCGGAGATCGGCGCGACGACGGGCGGTGAAGGGTCGGACCGTTTGGTTACCGCTCTCAAGGACGTCCGCAGCGTTACCCTGCTTGTCAGCGTCGGACTCCTGAGATCGCCTGCAGCGGGCGCAACGCTGCAGCAAGTCAACAACCTGCTGCAGGTTCTCCGCCTGCTCGGCAAGGGCGTGGCGATGCAGTTCCTCTTCGACAGGGCCAATCAGATGGGCGCCTGGGACATGGGAGTTCTGCCGGAAGCTCTGCCGGGGCTGCTTCCCGCCACCGACGACGATGCGGCGCGTACGGCTCTTGGGCGGGCCTGGGGCGTCGAGATCCCGTCTGAACCGGCCGCGACTTTCGACGCCATGCTGGAACTCTGCGATGTCGGGCGAATGGGTGCGCTCTATATCGTCGGAAGCGATCCCGTGATGACCTATCCCGACCGGAGGATCGTGCAGATGGCGCTTGGCGCCGCCGACCTTCTGATTGTGCAGGACGCGTTCCTCACGGATACGGCCGGCCTTGCCGATGTGGTGCTGCCCGCTGCGAGTTATGGAGAGGAAGCGGGCACGTTTACCAACAATGAAGGCCGGATCCAGAAGCTCCGCAAATTCCGCGAACCGGCTTTCGAGGCCCGGGGCAATCTGGAGATCTTCGACTTCGTCGCGCAGCTCCGCGTTCAGGCGCTGCAGCCATCGGCGCAAGGCGAAATTTTTGACGAGATTACCCGGCTGGTCCCGGCCTATCAGGGATTGACGCAAGGCGGTCTTGGTGCCGACGGCGCATTCACAAAGGCGGTTCCGACGCCACCGTCAGGCGTGTTCTTCGCGGCGCCGCCGATCCCGAAGGTCGACGATCGGCTGATGCTTGTTACTGGCGATTGCCTGTTCCACAACGGATATCATTCCGAACGCTCGGAGATCCTGAATACGGTTGCGGATGACCCCTATGTCGAGTTGAGCGAGCAGGATGCCGGGCGACTCGGCCTTTCGGACGGCGATCAGGTGGTCGTGCGATCCGGTCAGGGCGAATTGACCGCAAAGCTCAAGGTCAACAGGCGCTTTCCGCGAGGCCTCGTCTTTGTTCCCGAAAACTACCGGGCGCTTCGCCTCAACAGCCTGATGCGGCGGGGCGAATATCCATGTCCGGTGGAGGTTCAAAAGGCGCATGCGGCATTAGAGATCGGCCCCCACGCCAGCTCCGCGGCGAGCCCCGAGGATCTCGGCCAAGGCATGGCAGGTGGCTCGCCCTAA
- a CDS encoding NADH-quinone oxidoreductase subunit I — protein sequence MSRAQDIIGTWIGWTFFADLANGLALTFGYMFSRTVTMQYPDKEKWLPYSRYRGHHFLKRDEEGEIKCVACELCARICPCYCIEVVPYEDDKGNRRPAKFEIDTARCLFCGLCEDACPADAIALGQQYEFSSFSSRDLVIGRDDLLAKPGKAATGGGVVAARLNTTKDVLVESNERQGYNWWRNIRRR from the coding sequence ATGTCGCGCGCACAGGACATAATCGGGACTTGGATCGGCTGGACGTTCTTCGCCGACCTGGCGAATGGTTTGGCGCTGACCTTCGGCTACATGTTCTCCAGAACCGTGACCATGCAGTATCCGGACAAGGAGAAATGGCTGCCCTATTCGCGTTATCGCGGCCACCATTTCCTGAAGCGTGACGAAGAGGGCGAGATCAAGTGCGTGGCCTGCGAGCTCTGCGCGCGGATCTGTCCCTGCTACTGCATCGAAGTCGTCCCCTACGAGGACGACAAGGGCAACCGTCGCCCGGCCAAGTTCGAGATCGACACGGCCCGCTGCCTGTTCTGCGGGCTGTGCGAGGACGCCTGCCCGGCGGATGCGATCGCGCTCGGTCAGCAATATGAATTCTCGAGCTTTTCCTCGCGCGACTTGGTGATCGGACGCGACGACCTGCTTGCAAAGCCTGGCAAGGCAGCGACCGGCGGCGGCGTGGTCGCCGCGCGCCTGAACACGACGAAGGACGTGTTGGTCGAATCCAACGAGCGGCAAGGCTACAACTGGTGGCGGAATATCCGGCGGAGGTGA
- a CDS encoding CBS domain-containing protein: MFVGEIVKNKGVGVIAVTPDQPMVEVLRLFRDNNIGFVVVSQSAGEYLGTLSERDCCNAVAEYGAEAAAMRVADIMNRSVAICSTEDLLPIVMAIMTQRRTRHVLVMDGDDVVGVVSIGDVVKHRLDEAQRTEQDLHDYIRGTHYH; this comes from the coding sequence ATGTTTGTCGGCGAAATCGTGAAGAACAAAGGTGTCGGAGTTATCGCGGTCACGCCCGATCAGCCGATGGTGGAAGTCCTGCGATTGTTTCGCGACAACAATATCGGCTTCGTGGTCGTCAGCCAATCGGCCGGGGAATACTTGGGCACGCTGTCGGAACGCGATTGCTGCAATGCGGTGGCTGAATACGGCGCCGAGGCGGCGGCGATGCGGGTGGCCGACATCATGAACCGCAGCGTGGCGATCTGTTCGACAGAGGATCTGCTGCCCATTGTGATGGCGATCATGACTCAGCGGCGCACCCGCCACGTGCTGGTGATGGATGGTGACGATGTTGTCGGCGTGGTCAGCATCGGCGACGTCGTCAAGCACAGGCTCGACGAAGCCCAGCGCACGGAGCAGGACCTGCACGACTATATTCGCGGAACCCACTATCACTGA
- the nuoH gene encoding NADH-quinone oxidoreductase subunit NuoH translates to MELIVALGLIVFKVALLIAMLLLLPLPLTWVERKIAGHIQQRMGPMRVGWHGLLQPVADGIKLLTKEDHIPTEADRFLFKLAPILALAPPFVVFVAIPFGESVSVLGNEITLYVSNMNVALLFVFAVIGLEVYGVIFGGWAANSKYAVLGSLRTCAQMISYEIPMGFAVIGVVMLAQSMSLLEIVRAQADVWNIVYQPIGFFVFFVAGLAEAQRIPFDLAEAEGDLGAGFHTEYSGIRFAFFMVSEYVIMLLVSVLTVILFFGGWNGVLIPLPPLLWFGLKVAFFVYLFIWFRFTFPRYRYDQLMAIGWKVLLPLSMANIILTGIAFS, encoded by the coding sequence ATGGAGCTTATCGTTGCCCTTGGCCTGATCGTCTTCAAAGTCGCGTTGCTGATCGCGATGCTCTTGCTCTTGCCCTTGCCGCTGACCTGGGTGGAACGCAAGATCGCCGGGCACATCCAGCAGCGGATGGGGCCGATGCGGGTGGGCTGGCATGGGCTTCTGCAGCCGGTGGCGGACGGGATCAAGCTCCTGACCAAGGAAGACCACATCCCGACCGAGGCCGACCGCTTCCTGTTCAAACTGGCACCAATTCTGGCACTCGCGCCACCCTTCGTCGTGTTCGTCGCCATCCCTTTCGGGGAGAGCGTCTCGGTTCTGGGCAACGAGATAACGCTTTATGTTTCCAACATGAACGTGGCGCTGCTCTTCGTCTTCGCGGTGATCGGTCTGGAGGTCTATGGAGTCATCTTCGGCGGCTGGGCGGCAAACAGCAAATACGCGGTCCTGGGCAGCCTCAGGACCTGCGCGCAGATGATCAGCTACGAGATCCCGATGGGCTTTGCGGTCATCGGCGTGGTCATGCTGGCGCAATCCATGAGCCTGCTCGAGATCGTGCGGGCCCAGGCCGATGTCTGGAACATTGTCTACCAGCCGATCGGCTTCTTCGTGTTCTTCGTCGCGGGGCTCGCCGAAGCGCAGCGCATCCCCTTCGATCTGGCGGAGGCGGAAGGCGATCTTGGGGCAGGCTTCCATACCGAATATAGCGGCATCCGCTTCGCATTCTTCATGGTCAGCGAATACGTCATCATGCTTTTGGTGTCGGTCCTGACGGTGATCCTGTTCTTCGGCGGTTGGAACGGCGTGCTGATCCCGTTGCCGCCGCTCCTCTGGTTCGGGCTCAAGGTGGCGTTCTTCGTCTATTTGTTCATCTGGTTCCGCTTTACTTTCCCCCGTTACCGCTACGACCAGTTGATGGCGATCGGATGGAAAGTCTTGCTTCCTTTGTCGATGGCGAACATAATTCTTACTGGTATTGCTTTCTCTTAA